Proteins found in one Paenibacillus sp. FSL R10-2782 genomic segment:
- the gcvPB gene encoding aminomethyl-transferring glycine dehydrogenase subunit GcvPB → MTHTTGQDQGTPNPEVESSQNQKKKHEQALIFELSRPGRIAYSLPECDVPRRPVAELLPDYAQRNEPAALPEVYEVDVIRHYTALSRRNFGVDNGFYPLGSCTMKYNPKVNEDVARYAGFAKIHPYQPEDSIQGAMALLHTLQNDLAALTGMDAVTLQPAAGAHGEWTGLMMIRSYHEARGERRTKVLVPDSSHGTNPASATVAGFETITLPSTPQGLVDLDALRQAVGNDTAALMLTNPNTLGLFEKQIADIAAIVHEAGGLLYYDGANSNAIMGITRPGDMGFDVVHLNLHKTMSTPHGGGGPGAGPVGVKQRLIPYLPKPLVVRDPQGTYRWDREQGDSIGRVKAFYGNFGILVRAYAYIRSYGPDGLKRVSECAVLNANYMMHRLAPHFDIPYPGYCKHEFVMSGRGLKKFGVRTLDVAKRLLDFGYHPPTIYFPLNVEECIMIEPTETESKETLDAFIDTMIQIAREAEETPELVLNAPYTTPVTRLDEATAARKPILNCSCS, encoded by the coding sequence ATGACGCATACTACAGGACAGGATCAGGGAACACCGAATCCAGAAGTCGAATCCAGTCAAAATCAGAAGAAAAAACATGAGCAGGCGCTCATTTTTGAATTGAGCAGACCGGGCCGTATCGCCTATTCCCTGCCTGAATGCGATGTTCCCCGTCGTCCAGTAGCAGAGCTTTTGCCGGATTATGCGCAGCGCAACGAGCCTGCGGCATTGCCCGAGGTATACGAAGTAGACGTTATTCGACATTATACCGCACTGTCACGGCGTAATTTTGGCGTGGACAACGGATTTTATCCACTCGGCTCCTGTACGATGAAATACAACCCCAAGGTGAACGAGGATGTCGCCCGTTATGCAGGCTTCGCCAAAATCCATCCGTACCAGCCGGAGGACAGCATCCAGGGCGCCATGGCGCTGCTCCATACGCTTCAAAACGATCTGGCCGCGTTAACTGGCATGGATGCCGTCACCCTTCAGCCCGCCGCGGGCGCCCATGGCGAATGGACCGGGCTGATGATGATTCGCTCCTACCACGAAGCGCGTGGTGAGCGGCGTACCAAGGTGCTCGTGCCGGATTCCTCGCATGGAACGAACCCCGCCAGCGCCACTGTGGCAGGCTTCGAAACGATAACCCTCCCCTCCACACCACAGGGGCTGGTGGATCTGGACGCGCTGCGTCAAGCCGTAGGCAACGACACCGCTGCGCTTATGCTGACCAACCCGAACACGCTCGGGCTGTTCGAAAAGCAAATCGCTGACATTGCCGCGATTGTGCATGAAGCGGGTGGCCTGCTCTACTATGACGGCGCGAACTCCAACGCCATTATGGGGATCACCCGCCCTGGGGATATGGGCTTTGACGTGGTGCATCTCAATTTGCACAAAACGATGAGTACCCCACATGGCGGAGGCGGGCCCGGCGCGGGACCTGTGGGGGTAAAGCAGCGGCTCATTCCGTATTTGCCCAAGCCGCTTGTCGTGCGTGATCCACAGGGCACGTACCGTTGGGACCGAGAACAGGGAGATTCTATCGGACGGGTCAAAGCCTTTTATGGCAACTTCGGTATTCTTGTCCGTGCCTATGCCTATATCCGCAGCTACGGTCCTGATGGCTTGAAGCGGGTATCCGAATGTGCCGTACTCAATGCCAATTATATGATGCACCGATTGGCTCCGCATTTTGACATCCCTTATCCGGGGTATTGCAAGCACGAATTTGTGATGTCTGGGCGCGGCTTAAAGAAATTCGGAGTGCGTACGCTTGATGTTGCCAAGCGATTGCTCGATTTCGGCTACCATCCACCTACAATATATTTCCCGCTGAATGTAGAGGAATGTATCATGATCGAGCCGACCGAAACGGAAAGCAAGGAGACGCTTGATGCCTTCATCGACACGATGATCCAAATTGCGCGGGAAGCGGAGGAAACGCCTGAATTGGTGCTGAATGCTCCGTATACCACTCCAGTCACGCGACTGGACGAAGCAACTGCAGCTCGCAAGCCTATATTGAATTGCTCATGCAGCTAA
- a CDS encoding PTS mannitol transporter subunit IICB, producing MSTVDAKSNSNGGARVAVQRFGRFLSGMVMPNMGAFIAWGLITALFIPTGWFPNEGFAQLVDPMKNYLLPLLIGYTGGTMIHGQRGGVIGAIMTMGVIVGADIPMFLGAMVAGPLAAWILKKFDKAIDGKVKSGFEMLVNNFSAGIIGAILALLAHVAIGPFVQIISQVLSAGVQFLVNAGLLPLVNLIIEPGKVLFLNNALNHGVLSPIALEEASRTGKSVLFMLESNPGPGLGILLAYCLFGKGSAKSSAPGAVIIHFFGGIHEIYFPYILMKPILILAAIAGGVVGTFCFMLTGAGLVAAPSPGSIIAYFLMTPKGGYLPMLSGVIAAAVVSFAVAAVLLKTGKQKEEGLEEAASRMKDMKTQTQSKAAGENATVTEDNREADRAAGIVEVQTLKDKSDVNKIVFSCDAGMGSSAMGASILRKKMKQAGVDVTVTNTAISEIPQDADIVITQKTLTDRAKTVAPNAEHISIDNFLKSPAYEALVERLKSDS from the coding sequence ATGAGCACAGTGGACGCAAAGTCCAATTCAAACGGAGGCGCACGCGTTGCCGTACAGCGTTTTGGTCGTTTTCTCAGTGGTATGGTTATGCCCAATATGGGAGCTTTTATCGCGTGGGGATTGATCACGGCACTTTTTATTCCGACCGGATGGTTCCCAAATGAGGGTTTTGCACAACTGGTTGATCCGATGAAAAATTATTTGCTGCCGCTGCTGATCGGTTATACGGGTGGCACCATGATTCACGGACAGCGCGGAGGTGTGATCGGGGCCATTATGACGATGGGTGTCATTGTCGGGGCGGACATTCCGATGTTCCTCGGCGCGATGGTAGCGGGTCCGTTGGCTGCATGGATATTGAAGAAGTTCGACAAGGCGATTGACGGCAAAGTTAAATCAGGCTTTGAAATGCTGGTCAATAATTTCTCGGCAGGGATTATCGGGGCGATTTTAGCGCTGCTTGCCCATGTGGCAATCGGACCGTTTGTACAAATTATCAGTCAAGTGTTGTCAGCAGGGGTACAGTTCCTCGTAAACGCAGGGCTTTTGCCGCTCGTCAACCTCATTATTGAGCCCGGAAAAGTATTATTTTTAAACAACGCATTGAACCACGGAGTATTAAGTCCGATTGCGCTGGAGGAAGCTTCAAGAACAGGCAAATCCGTTTTGTTCATGCTTGAATCCAACCCTGGACCGGGGCTCGGTATTTTGCTGGCCTACTGCCTGTTTGGTAAAGGCTCTGCGAAGTCGTCGGCTCCCGGCGCGGTCATCATTCACTTTTTCGGCGGGATTCATGAAATTTATTTCCCTTATATTTTGATGAAGCCGATTCTGATTCTTGCTGCTATAGCAGGAGGCGTGGTGGGAACCTTCTGTTTCATGCTGACAGGTGCCGGACTAGTTGCAGCACCTTCACCGGGCAGTATCATCGCTTATTTCCTGATGACACCAAAAGGCGGATATTTGCCAATGCTGAGCGGTGTGATTGCTGCTGCGGTCGTATCATTTGCTGTTGCTGCTGTGTTACTCAAGACAGGTAAGCAAAAAGAAGAGGGTCTTGAGGAAGCGGCCTCCCGCATGAAGGATATGAAAACTCAAACTCAAAGTAAGGCTGCAGGCGAAAATGCCACTGTAACGGAAGATAACCGCGAAGCTGATCGGGCTGCGGGGATTGTCGAAGTTCAAACGCTCAAGGATAAATCAGATGTGAACAAGATCGTCTTTTCCTGTGATGCAGGTATGGGCTCAAGCGCTATGGGCGCCTCGATTTTACGCAAAAAAATGAAGCAGGCGGGTGTGGATGTTACGGTAACGAACACGGCAATCAGTGAGATTCCGCAGGATGCGGATATTGTTATTACGCAAAAAACGTTGACGGACCGGGCTAAAACGGTGGCTCCAAATGCCGAGCATATTTCTATTGATAATTTCCTGAAGAGTCCTGCATACGAAGCGCTGGTGGAACGTCTGAAATCCGATTCTTAA
- the gcvPA gene encoding aminomethyl-transferring glycine dehydrogenase subunit GcvPA, which translates to MKQHRYLPMTEQDQAEMLRAVGASSIDDLFSDIPEAIRYEGELPLSSGLDERALTRHLSGLAGQNANTDTHASFLGAGIYDHHIPSVIQHITSRSEFYTAYTPYQPEVSQGELQAIFEFQSYICELTGMAVANASMYDGATALAEAGSLAAAATRRKQLIVSRTVHPEARQVLATYARGLDLDIVEIGCADGVTDVKALAVAISEQTAAVLVQSPNFFGAVENLKPMADLVHAHKGLMVVSANPLALGLLEAPGKQGADIVVGDAQPLGISSSLGGPTCGYFAVSQAHMRRIPGRIVGQTTDRNGKRGFVLTLQAREQHIRREKATSNICSNQALLALSASVYLSVMGRQGIAEVAELNLHKSRYALEQLLGLKGVTASFTAPTFNEFALRLPEGTDMNKLQAGLLAAGFIGGYDLGRNYEEYAGHILIAVTEQRTKEEIDQFVHILGGLL; encoded by the coding sequence ATGAAACAACATCGTTACCTTCCCATGACTGAACAGGATCAAGCGGAAATGCTACGCGCGGTCGGCGCATCGTCTATCGACGATCTATTCAGCGATATTCCTGAGGCGATCCGGTATGAGGGGGAGCTTCCCCTGTCTTCTGGGCTAGACGAAAGAGCCTTAACCCGCCACTTATCCGGACTGGCCGGGCAAAATGCCAATACAGACACGCACGCCAGCTTTCTCGGCGCAGGGATTTACGATCATCATATTCCATCCGTCATCCAGCATATCACTTCGCGCTCGGAATTTTATACGGCCTACACTCCTTACCAGCCGGAGGTAAGCCAGGGCGAGCTGCAAGCCATCTTCGAATTCCAATCGTATATATGCGAATTAACAGGCATGGCTGTAGCCAATGCCAGTATGTATGATGGAGCGACTGCGCTGGCAGAAGCAGGCTCATTGGCCGCCGCTGCCACCCGCCGCAAGCAGCTTATCGTATCGCGGACCGTCCATCCAGAGGCACGCCAGGTGCTGGCTACTTATGCGCGCGGGCTGGATTTAGATATCGTGGAAATCGGCTGTGCAGACGGTGTAACCGACGTGAAAGCATTAGCGGTAGCCATATCGGAACAGACGGCGGCTGTTTTGGTCCAAAGCCCTAATTTTTTCGGGGCCGTGGAAAATCTGAAGCCGATGGCTGACCTGGTCCATGCCCACAAGGGCCTTATGGTCGTAAGCGCCAATCCGCTGGCGTTAGGCCTGCTGGAAGCACCCGGCAAGCAGGGTGCGGATATTGTCGTAGGAGACGCGCAGCCGCTTGGCATCTCCTCCTCCCTCGGCGGCCCGACCTGCGGCTACTTTGCCGTTTCACAGGCGCATATGCGCCGCATCCCTGGCCGTATTGTGGGCCAGACCACAGACCGCAACGGCAAACGCGGCTTCGTGCTGACCTTGCAGGCACGGGAGCAGCATATCCGCCGGGAGAAGGCCACCTCTAACATATGCTCCAATCAGGCGTTGCTCGCTTTATCTGCCTCTGTGTATTTGTCCGTCATGGGTAGACAGGGCATCGCGGAAGTAGCCGAGCTAAACCTGCACAAAAGCCGCTACGCACTGGAGCAATTACTCGGCTTGAAGGGCGTAACCGCCTCCTTTACCGCACCCACCTTTAACGAGTTTGCCCTTCGGTTGCCTGAGGGTACGGATATGAATAAACTGCAAGCCGGATTGCTTGCTGCTGGCTTTATCGGCGGCTACGATTTGGGCCGGAATTATGAGGAATATGCAGGTCACATCCTGATTGCCGTGACAGAGCAACGGACAAAGGAAGAGATCGATCAATTCGTACACATCTTGGGGGGATTGCTATGA
- the ptsP gene encoding phosphoenolpyruvate--protein phosphotransferase, which translates to MLKISGIAASAGIAIARAFILEHPNYAVERRAVGDVEAEIARLDAALAESQTELEAIKEKTLQELGEKKAEIFASHLLILNDPELIDPVKAKIRDEQLNADYALNEVATQFISMFENMKSAYLQERASDMRDVTKRILNHLLGVHFVSPAEIAEETIVLAEDLTPSDTAQLNREFVKGFATNIGGRTSHSAIMARSLEIPAVVGTKNILSQAKSGDLIIVDGLDGHVFVNPSEEIVAEYKAKQVAYDKQREEWRKLRGEATVSVDGVHVELAANIGTPNDVAGVLDNGGEGVGLYRTEFLYMGRDKLPSEEVQYTAYKTVLERMEGKPVVVRTLDIGGDKELPYLDLPKEMNPFLGFRAIRLCLDRQDIFRTQLRALLRASVHGNLRIMFPMIATLNEFRESKAVLLEEKEKLVAAGVAVSEEIQLGIMVEIPSTAVLADQFAKEVDFFSIGTNDLIQYTMAADRMNERVSYLYQPYNPSILRLVKMVIDAAHREGRWVGMCGEMAGDTTAIPLLLGLGLDEFSMSATSILPARSQISKLSRADMEKLAAKALDMQTAEQVVELVQSIEG; encoded by the coding sequence ATGCTTAAAATTTCCGGGATTGCCGCTTCGGCAGGCATCGCCATTGCCCGGGCGTTTATCTTGGAGCATCCGAATTACGCTGTAGAGAGACGCGCGGTTGGTGATGTTGAAGCTGAAATTGCAAGATTGGATGCGGCTTTGGCAGAATCTCAAACCGAATTGGAAGCGATTAAGGAGAAAACTTTACAGGAGCTTGGCGAGAAAAAAGCAGAGATTTTTGCTTCTCACCTGTTGATCCTGAATGATCCTGAATTGATCGATCCAGTTAAAGCCAAAATCAGAGATGAGCAGCTTAATGCTGACTATGCTCTGAACGAGGTAGCTACACAGTTTATTTCCATGTTCGAAAACATGAAAAGTGCTTATTTGCAAGAACGCGCATCGGACATGCGGGATGTAACCAAGCGGATCCTGAATCACCTGCTTGGTGTTCATTTTGTCAGTCCTGCAGAAATTGCCGAAGAAACGATTGTACTTGCAGAAGATTTGACACCTTCCGACACAGCTCAGCTGAATCGCGAATTTGTTAAAGGCTTTGCAACCAATATCGGTGGACGTACTTCGCACTCGGCTATTATGGCTCGTTCTCTTGAAATTCCTGCGGTTGTTGGAACTAAAAATATACTGTCCCAAGCTAAAAGCGGCGATTTGATTATCGTCGACGGTCTGGATGGTCACGTATTCGTGAACCCTTCCGAAGAGATCGTTGCGGAGTACAAGGCTAAACAAGTGGCATACGACAAGCAACGCGAAGAGTGGCGCAAGCTGCGCGGCGAAGCTACGGTTTCCGTCGATGGTGTGCACGTCGAACTGGCAGCCAATATCGGTACGCCTAACGATGTAGCTGGTGTACTGGATAACGGTGGCGAAGGCGTCGGCCTGTATCGTACTGAATTCTTGTACATGGGACGCGACAAGCTTCCATCCGAAGAAGTACAGTACACAGCATACAAAACCGTTCTGGAAAGAATGGAAGGCAAACCAGTTGTAGTCCGTACGTTGGACATTGGTGGCGACAAAGAGCTTCCTTATTTGGATCTACCGAAGGAAATGAATCCGTTCCTCGGATTCCGTGCTATTCGTCTGTGTCTGGACCGTCAGGACATTTTCCGTACTCAATTGCGTGCTTTGCTGCGGGCAAGTGTACACGGTAACCTGCGGATCATGTTCCCAATGATTGCTACACTGAACGAATTCCGTGAATCCAAAGCTGTGTTGCTGGAGGAAAAGGAAAAGTTGGTAGCAGCGGGTGTAGCTGTATCTGAAGAAATTCAGTTGGGCATCATGGTAGAAATTCCTTCTACAGCGGTATTGGCTGACCAATTCGCAAAAGAAGTTGATTTCTTCAGTATCGGTACGAACGATCTGATTCAATACACAATGGCAGCGGATCGCATGAACGAGCGGGTTTCTTACCTGTATCAACCATATAACCCATCCATTCTGCGTCTGGTGAAAATGGTTATTGATGCCGCTCACCGTGAAGGACGTTGGGTTGGTATGTGCGGCGAAATGGCAGGGGATACAACAGCAATTCCATTGCTGCTGGGTCTGGGACTCGATGAGTTCAGCATGAGTGCCACTTCCATTCTGCCAGCACGCAGTCAAATTTCGAAATTGTCCCGCGCGGATATGGAGAAACTGGCTGCAAAAGCTTTGGACATGCAAACAGCCGAGCAGGTTGTTGAATTGGTTCAAAGCATTGAAGGCTAA
- the gcvH gene encoding glycine cleavage system protein GcvH, producing the protein MSEVKQQLWYTEEHEWVQRTEDGTVRIGITDFAQHQLGDIVFVELPGEGATIEQGAEIGTIESVKTVSDLFAPVTGTVLKVNEELETTPELVNESPYEKGWMIEVEIGEDVEEALSKLLSADQYEQLTANE; encoded by the coding sequence ATGAGTGAAGTGAAGCAGCAATTGTGGTACACGGAGGAACACGAGTGGGTTCAGCGCACAGAGGATGGAACGGTACGAATCGGTATCACGGACTTTGCACAGCATCAGCTGGGGGATATCGTTTTCGTGGAGCTGCCTGGGGAGGGAGCAACGATTGAGCAGGGGGCAGAGATTGGTACTATTGAATCGGTAAAGACAGTATCCGACCTGTTCGCTCCGGTGACGGGAACGGTGTTGAAGGTGAATGAAGAACTGGAAACCACGCCTGAACTGGTAAACGAGTCTCCCTATGAAAAAGGCTGGATGATCGAAGTGGAGATTGGAGAAGATGTAGAGGAAGCACTAAGCAAGCTGCTGTCTGCGGATCAGTACGAGCAGTTGACTGCCAATGAGTAA
- the gcvT gene encoding glycine cleavage system aminomethyltransferase GcvT — translation MTNLRKTPLYSSYGTLPGVRCIDFGGWELPVQFSGIQKEHEAVRQRAGLFDVSHMGEFLVEGQEAEAFLQQVTTNDVSQLEPGQAQYSLLCYPDGGVVDDLLVYCKGSERYMLVVNASNIDKDWDWLLRHAPASVHLENVSDAVALLALQGPEAARIAVAVTDTDITKLASFRFNEDVQLFGAKALVSRTGYTGEDGFEFYVPAVDAPAVWDGLLRIGEPYGLVPAGLGARDTLRFEARLPLYGQELSATISPLEAGLGFFVKLNKGDFIGREALQRQKEQGIPRKLIGLEMLDRGIPRAHYPVFAEGQHIGEVTTGTQSPTLKRNLGLALVDCRFSSLSTPLGVEIRGKRLRAEVVAAPFYKRPR, via the coding sequence ATGACTAACTTGCGAAAAACGCCGCTGTATTCGTCCTACGGCACGCTGCCGGGGGTTCGTTGCATTGATTTTGGCGGCTGGGAGCTGCCTGTACAGTTCAGTGGCATTCAAAAGGAGCATGAGGCCGTCCGACAACGTGCGGGATTGTTCGATGTATCGCATATGGGTGAATTCTTGGTCGAAGGCCAGGAAGCCGAAGCATTTCTGCAACAGGTAACGACGAACGATGTCAGTCAGTTGGAGCCAGGTCAGGCCCAATACTCGCTCCTGTGTTACCCGGATGGAGGTGTAGTAGACGACCTGCTTGTTTACTGTAAAGGGTCGGAGCGTTACATGCTCGTTGTGAATGCCTCCAATATCGACAAGGATTGGGATTGGCTGCTTCGCCATGCTCCTGCATCCGTTCATCTGGAAAACGTATCAGATGCGGTAGCACTGCTGGCATTGCAAGGACCTGAAGCTGCTCGTATTGCCGTAGCCGTGACAGACACGGACATTACGAAGCTGGCATCCTTCCGATTCAATGAGGATGTGCAGTTGTTCGGGGCAAAAGCGCTCGTCTCCCGCACCGGATACACGGGGGAAGACGGCTTTGAATTTTATGTGCCTGCGGTGGATGCACCGGCAGTGTGGGACGGATTGCTTCGCATCGGTGAACCGTATGGTCTGGTTCCCGCCGGACTTGGAGCCAGGGATACGCTGCGCTTCGAAGCGCGGCTACCGCTGTACGGGCAGGAGTTGTCCGCTACCATTTCCCCACTGGAAGCTGGTTTAGGCTTCTTCGTCAAGCTGAATAAGGGAGATTTTATCGGCAGAGAGGCCCTGCAACGTCAGAAAGAACAAGGTATTCCGCGCAAGCTGATCGGACTGGAAATGCTCGACCGCGGCATACCGCGTGCCCATTATCCCGTTTTTGCGGAAGGACAGCACATTGGCGAGGTCACAACGGGAACCCAGTCGCCCACCTTAAAGCGTAATCTGGGTTTGGCTCTGGTGGACTGCCGTTTCAGTTCCCTATCCACACCGCTGGGGGTCGAGATTCGTGGCAAGCGCCTGCGTGCCGAGGTGGTAGCAGCGCCCTTTTATAAACGTCCACGCTAA
- a CDS encoding BglG family transcription antiterminator: MNITKRQRDIVEYLLEQSQEVTAGEIATKINVSTRTVHRELSAVEHWLAAHEVKLEKKSGIGIYVDADPAQLVCLREQLMHTKSDEYSAEERKIVVLCMLLDSQDPIKLLALAADLKVTVTTVSHDLDELQDWIGERGLVLVRRRGYGVEITGREMDKRRAISELALEYLDESDLFSSREELRPVTRVADKLLEMIGRENLLTVENALWQPHEKWLKSMVESKYMELLIQICVSLARLRLGYVVDHRPSYSKSDWDENIMLRTAMVERICTELSEALDIDFPEPERSYFRLLFRDAEDHSTRLLPLDDLVLLESVHELIRRVEEETDTPLAEDRVLREGLIAHMAPVLKRLKEGRSIRNPLLQQIRKDYGNLFDSVKKAAADMTEMEVPDEEIGFLVMHFGASLERLRQLRREVRAIVVCTSGIGSSRLLATRLAKELPQIKIVDRASWYEAARIPKEDYDLIISTVELPLEPDRYLKISPLLTQEESDRLRHFIQHITLKHPNDQQQEQSVQPGQGMEWLTGLRRSIEEIVHIVQQFQVYTLENQGMDMQATVQAICMLEAGRGNITEPSVIAAQLMERERQGSQVILDTSIALFHTRSHYIRQPSLTLYKLAEPLLADAGEQVDCVLLMLGPRELPRESLEVLSEISALLLREDMVTLLKHGSREHISNYISSELAEFFHSKLGTGRNLP; this comes from the coding sequence ATGAATATTACGAAACGACAACGTGACATCGTGGAATACCTTCTGGAGCAGTCCCAAGAGGTAACGGCTGGGGAAATTGCCACGAAGATTAATGTCAGCACAAGGACGGTTCACCGGGAACTCAGCGCAGTCGAGCATTGGCTAGCGGCTCATGAGGTAAAGCTGGAGAAAAAATCAGGGATTGGTATCTATGTGGATGCCGACCCGGCTCAGCTTGTATGTCTGCGGGAGCAATTGATGCATACGAAGTCGGACGAATATTCGGCTGAGGAGAGAAAGATTGTAGTCCTCTGTATGCTGCTGGATTCACAGGATCCGATCAAGCTGCTGGCGCTGGCTGCTGATTTGAAGGTCACGGTAACTACTGTCAGTCATGATCTGGACGAATTGCAAGACTGGATTGGGGAACGGGGACTTGTGCTTGTGCGCAGACGTGGGTACGGCGTCGAGATTACAGGCCGGGAGATGGACAAAAGACGGGCGATTTCCGAGCTGGCTCTAGAGTATTTGGATGAATCGGATCTGTTTTCCAGCCGTGAGGAGCTTCGTCCTGTGACACGTGTCGCTGATAAGTTGCTGGAGATGATTGGCAGAGAGAACCTGCTGACCGTGGAAAATGCCCTCTGGCAGCCCCATGAGAAATGGCTGAAAAGCATGGTGGAAAGCAAGTATATGGAGCTGTTGATCCAAATTTGCGTTTCGCTGGCACGTCTGCGACTTGGATACGTTGTGGATCACCGTCCCTCGTATTCCAAATCAGATTGGGATGAGAATATCATGCTGCGCACAGCTATGGTGGAACGCATATGCACTGAATTGTCAGAGGCGCTGGATATTGATTTTCCGGAGCCGGAACGATCTTATTTCAGATTGTTGTTCCGTGATGCCGAGGATCATTCCACCCGGCTGCTGCCGCTGGATGATCTCGTACTGCTGGAGTCGGTTCATGAGTTGATTCGTCGTGTGGAGGAAGAGACAGATACGCCATTGGCAGAGGATCGCGTTCTGCGTGAAGGACTGATTGCCCATATGGCTCCTGTACTCAAACGTTTGAAGGAAGGCAGATCCATCCGCAATCCTCTGCTCCAGCAAATCCGCAAGGATTACGGCAACTTGTTCGACTCGGTGAAGAAGGCTGCGGCGGACATGACAGAAATGGAAGTGCCGGATGAAGAGATCGGATTTCTCGTCATGCATTTCGGAGCTTCGCTGGAGCGGCTGCGACAATTGCGGCGGGAGGTGCGGGCCATCGTCGTCTGTACGAGCGGCATTGGATCCTCCAGGCTGCTGGCAACAAGGCTCGCCAAGGAGCTGCCACAGATCAAAATCGTGGATAGGGCCTCATGGTATGAGGCAGCGCGGATTCCGAAAGAGGATTATGATCTGATCATTTCGACGGTGGAGCTACCGCTTGAACCGGATCGTTATCTCAAGATCAGCCCGCTGCTGACGCAGGAGGAAAGTGATCGCCTGCGTCATTTTATCCAGCATATTACACTCAAGCACCCCAATGATCAGCAGCAGGAACAGTCCGTTCAGCCCGGTCAGGGGATGGAATGGCTCACTGGGCTGCGAAGAAGTATTGAGGAAATTGTACACATTGTACAGCAATTCCAAGTATATACGCTAGAAAATCAGGGGATGGATATGCAGGCTACCGTACAGGCTATCTGCATGCTGGAGGCGGGGCGGGGGAATATTACAGAGCCTTCTGTCATTGCTGCACAACTTATGGAAAGAGAGCGCCAGGGTAGTCAGGTGATCCTTGATACCTCCATTGCTTTGTTTCATACGCGTAGCCACTATATTCGCCAGCCTTCGCTTACCCTGTATAAGCTGGCAGAGCCGCTGCTGGCGGATGCAGGCGAACAGGTAGATTGCGTGCTGCTTATGCTGGGACCTCGTGAACTGCCGAGAGAAAGTCTGGAGGTATTGAGCGAGATTAGTGCATTACTACTTCGGGAAGACATGGTTACGCTACTGAAACACGGTAGCCGTGAGCATATCTCCAATTATATATCGAGTGAACTGGCTGAATTTTTTCACAGTAAATTAGGGACAGGGAGGAACCTACCGTGA
- a CDS encoding HPr family phosphocarrier protein yields MQTTFRITDEDGIHARPATALVNTANKFSGAESFAEANGKKVTLKSILGVLSLGLEQGDTINIICEGAEAADALKALENVIVNEGLGEIHA; encoded by the coding sequence ATGCAAACAACTTTTAGAATTACAGATGAAGACGGTATCCATGCACGTCCTGCAACTGCGCTGGTAAATACAGCTAACAAATTCAGCGGTGCTGAGTCTTTCGCCGAAGCTAACGGTAAAAAAGTAACTTTGAAATCCATTCTGGGTGTATTGTCTCTCGGTTTGGAACAAGGCGATACAATCAACATCATCTGTGAAGGTGCTGAAGCTGCTGACGCTCTGAAAGCTCTTGAAAATGTAATCGTTAACGAAGGGCTGGGCGAAATTCATGCTTAA